The following proteins come from a genomic window of Mobula hypostoma chromosome 15, sMobHyp1.1, whole genome shotgun sequence:
- the rpl29 gene encoding 60S ribosomal protein L29, with translation MAKSKNHTNHNQSRKWHRNGIKKPKSYRFEPLKGVDPKFLRNMRFAKKHNKKGHKKIEGKK, from the exons ATGGCCAAGTCCAAGAATCACACCAATCACAATCAGT CCCGCAAGTGGCACAGAAATGGGATCAAGAAGCCCAAGTCTTATCGATTTGAACCCCTAAAAGGA GTTGATCCCAAGTTCCTAAGGAATATGCGGTTTGCCAAGAAGCACAACAAGAAAGGACACAAGAAAATAGAGGGCAAAAAATAA